From a single Bacillus pumilus genomic region:
- the fliZ gene encoding flagella biosynthesis regulatory protein FliZ: MKKRLICIAMISFMLFLTMQPASLFAETKDPENGTVNDWIKEEKGSKEDKEKKTTNNQTNPAEEVPSSSVSIMDFVKMIGALLFVILLIYGLVRFVGKQNRLLKPFRYVENIGGTTVGQNRSVQLIKVGKRVLVVGVADSIQLLKEIDDEQECEAIVKQYEEAMESKTDLPKIVQKFTSQVKKQNQSTTSSFSANLKAQLAELKKTQSEVRKKGPKQNE; the protein is encoded by the coding sequence TTGAAAAAACGTTTGATATGTATAGCAATGATCAGTTTTATGCTTTTCTTGACGATGCAGCCTGCCTCACTGTTTGCTGAAACGAAAGATCCTGAAAATGGCACAGTGAATGACTGGATTAAAGAAGAGAAAGGCAGCAAAGAGGATAAAGAAAAGAAAACCACTAACAATCAAACGAATCCGGCAGAAGAAGTTCCCTCTTCTTCTGTCTCCATTATGGATTTTGTCAAAATGATTGGTGCCTTACTTTTTGTCATCCTGCTCATATACGGATTGGTGAGATTTGTTGGTAAGCAAAACCGTTTACTCAAACCATTTCGTTATGTTGAAAATATTGGTGGAACGACAGTTGGTCAAAACCGTTCAGTCCAGCTTATCAAAGTGGGCAAACGAGTATTAGTTGTCGGTGTAGCTGATTCCATTCAGTTGCTAAAAGAAATTGATGATGAACAAGAATGTGAAGCGATCGTGAAACAATATGAAGAAGCGATGGAAAGCAAGACAGATCTTCCAAAAATCGTTCAAAAATTCACTTCGCAGGTAAAGAAACAAAATCAGTCAACCACTTCTTCTTTTTCAGCCAATTTAAAGGCGCAGCTAGCCGAATTGAAAAAGACCCAATCAGAAGTCAGAAAGAAAGGCCCGAAACAAAATGAATGA
- a CDS encoding MinD/ParA family protein, with product MMKPDQAEGLRKLVQQSQTITPAPLSVSGQAKTIAVMSGKGGVGKSNLTLNMALSIANADKRVLVIDLDFGMGNIDILLGKISTSSILDVLVRKKSFQAAMTQGTDNLYYISGGSGLEQLFSLDKDQWSFFLEEMERMMHSFDCIFFDMGAGLSKDQLPFVLSAGEVVVVTTPEPTSIMDAYSAIKHLAIHQFEQSVQIIVNRCKTPSEGSETYRKLAGVVTSFLHRKLVFAGAVPDDPAVPKAVAEQIPFYIKQPHSRLSKTIKMLAETLYQQQIREAQREQHTFIDKLSSFFKRRKVDS from the coding sequence ATGATGAAACCCGACCAAGCAGAAGGTTTAAGAAAGCTTGTTCAGCAAAGTCAAACGATCACGCCGGCTCCTCTCAGCGTAAGTGGACAGGCAAAAACCATTGCCGTCATGAGCGGTAAAGGCGGGGTAGGGAAATCGAATTTGACGCTGAATATGGCACTGTCTATCGCGAATGCAGACAAGCGAGTGTTAGTCATCGACCTTGATTTTGGTATGGGGAATATTGATATTTTACTTGGAAAAATCTCGACTAGCTCTATATTAGATGTTCTTGTCAGAAAGAAATCCTTCCAAGCAGCGATGACACAAGGAACGGACAACCTTTATTACATTTCTGGCGGAAGCGGACTTGAACAGCTGTTTTCTTTAGATAAAGATCAATGGTCTTTCTTTCTAGAGGAGATGGAAAGAATGATGCACAGCTTTGATTGTATCTTCTTTGATATGGGTGCAGGCTTGTCGAAGGATCAACTGCCTTTTGTTTTATCAGCAGGAGAAGTGGTGGTTGTCACAACGCCAGAACCAACATCAATTATGGATGCTTATAGCGCCATTAAACACTTAGCTATCCATCAGTTTGAACAATCTGTGCAGATCATTGTCAACCGGTGTAAAACCCCTTCAGAAGGGTCTGAAACTTACCGGAAATTAGCAGGAGTGGTCACCTCATTTCTACACAGAAAACTTGTATTTGCTGGTGCTGTGCCTGACGATCCTGCGGTTCCTAAAGCAGTGGCTGAACAAATCCCATTTTATATCAAGCAGCCTCATTCAAGGCTGAGTAAAACCATTAAGATGCTGGCAGAAACACTTTATCAACAGCAGATAAGAGAGGCACAGAGAGAGCAGCATACGTTTATAGATAAGTTGTCCTCTTTTTTTAAAAGGAGGAAGGTGGACTCATGA
- a CDS encoding protein-glutamate methylesterase/protein-glutamine glutaminase, which produces MIRVLVVDDSAFMRKLISDFLSAEQEIEVVGTARNGEDALKRIKELNPDVVTLDVEMPVLNGTEALKQILAEHDLAVIMVSSQTKQGKDLTIHCLELGAFDFVTKPSGSISLDLHKVRGQIVERVLAAGLSRKRTEVKVSPKPVMKPPIPVAAPRPQAVKSGSLRKIISIGTSTGGPRALQRVVTKLPKDIEAPILIVQHMPAGFTASLATRLDHLSQITIKEAQDGDIAKNGVAYIAPGGMNMSLHEQGASLVIRLSPEDTESRHKPSVNYLFESISSIKGYEKIAVIMTGMGSDGTEGVKKMVASGHTKVIAEKEESCVVFGMPKSVIKAGLAHETRHVDDIAHAIISSMKKERA; this is translated from the coding sequence ATGATTAGAGTGCTTGTAGTAGATGACTCGGCCTTTATGCGAAAGCTCATTAGTGATTTCCTAAGTGCCGAGCAAGAAATAGAAGTCGTCGGAACGGCGCGAAATGGGGAAGATGCCTTAAAACGGATCAAGGAACTGAATCCAGATGTTGTCACACTCGATGTGGAAATGCCTGTTTTAAATGGAACAGAAGCATTAAAACAAATTCTGGCTGAACACGACCTTGCCGTGATTATGGTGTCAAGCCAGACAAAGCAAGGGAAAGATTTAACCATCCATTGCTTAGAACTCGGTGCTTTTGACTTTGTCACAAAGCCTTCAGGAAGTATTTCGCTCGATTTGCACAAAGTAAGAGGTCAAATTGTAGAGCGGGTACTTGCGGCAGGACTGTCAAGAAAACGCACTGAAGTGAAAGTCTCACCTAAGCCGGTGATGAAGCCGCCAATTCCAGTCGCTGCACCTCGACCGCAAGCAGTAAAAAGCGGCTCACTCCGAAAGATTATTTCGATCGGAACATCAACGGGAGGACCAAGGGCGCTTCAAAGAGTCGTCACGAAGCTGCCCAAGGACATAGAAGCTCCCATCTTGATTGTGCAGCATATGCCGGCAGGATTTACGGCATCACTTGCTACTAGGTTAGACCATTTATCTCAAATTACGATTAAAGAAGCACAAGATGGAGATATCGCTAAAAATGGAGTGGCTTACATAGCTCCTGGTGGAATGAATATGTCACTTCATGAACAAGGAGCGTCCTTAGTCATTAGACTGTCTCCAGAAGACACGGAAAGCCGGCACAAACCTTCTGTAAACTATTTGTTTGAATCCATCAGCAGCATAAAGGGTTACGAGAAAATTGCTGTCATTATGACAGGCATGGGTAGTGACGGCACAGAAGGTGTCAAAAAAATGGTCGCAAGCGGTCATACAAAAGTCATTGCAGAAAAAGAAGAATCATGTGTTGTTTTCGGAATGCCTAAATCAGTCATTAAAGCAGGCCTTGCACATGAAACAAGGCATGTGGATGACATCGCACATGCAATTATAAGCTCCATGAAAAAAGAGAGGGCGTGA
- the fliQ gene encoding flagellar biosynthesis protein FliQ, with amino-acid sequence MSSEFVITMAERSVYVVLLVSGPLLALALIVGLIVSVFQATTQIQEQTLAFIPKIVAVLIGLVVFGPWMLSTIVSFTTELFSNLDRFAG; translated from the coding sequence ATGAGTTCAGAATTTGTCATTACGATGGCTGAAAGGTCAGTGTATGTTGTATTACTAGTCAGCGGGCCTCTTTTAGCGCTGGCACTCATTGTGGGACTGATTGTCAGTGTGTTTCAGGCGACAACCCAAATTCAAGAACAGACGCTTGCGTTTATTCCTAAGATTGTGGCAGTTCTCATTGGACTTGTTGTATTTGGTCCATGGATGCTGTCGACAATTGTGTCCTTTACGACAGAGCTGTTCTCGAATTTAGATCGATTTGCAGGTTAA
- the fliR gene encoding flagellar biosynthetic protein FliR, whose product MSIIELFPAFLLVFIRITAFFVTVPLLAHRTIPAIHRVGFSLFLAVISFSTIKEPPALDIDGLYMMLAVKEAMVGLLLGLIAYIMVSAVQIAGSFIDFQMGFAIANVIDPQTGAQTPLMGQFFYTVTLLLMLATNAHHLLLDGIYYSFQYIAVDQYALNFGSESFAYFIAKSFNQMFIIAFQISAPVVASLFLVDLALGIVARTVPQMNVFVVGLPIKMGVSFIMIIICMGVIFGVVQNTFETIVLTMRNFLALVGGSS is encoded by the coding sequence ATGTCAATCATAGAATTATTCCCTGCTTTTCTTTTAGTTTTTATTCGAATCACTGCTTTTTTTGTGACAGTACCGCTTTTAGCGCATAGAACAATCCCAGCTATACACAGAGTTGGATTCTCACTGTTTTTAGCCGTGATCAGTTTTAGCACGATTAAAGAACCGCCAGCACTCGACATAGACGGCCTTTATATGATGCTTGCGGTGAAAGAAGCAATGGTCGGACTTCTGCTTGGACTGATTGCATATATCATGGTGTCCGCTGTTCAAATTGCCGGCTCATTCATTGATTTTCAAATGGGGTTTGCGATCGCCAATGTCATTGATCCACAAACAGGGGCACAAACGCCGCTGATGGGACAGTTTTTTTATACAGTCACATTGCTATTGATGCTCGCAACCAATGCACATCATTTGCTGCTTGATGGGATCTATTACAGCTTTCAATATATTGCAGTTGATCAGTATGCGCTGAATTTCGGCAGTGAATCCTTTGCTTACTTTATTGCAAAGAGCTTCAACCAAATGTTCATCATTGCCTTTCAAATCTCAGCACCAGTTGTGGCCAGTTTATTTTTGGTCGATTTGGCATTAGGCATTGTGGCACGAACAGTTCCGCAGATGAACGTATTTGTGGTCGGACTTCCTATTAAAATGGGTGTGAGTTTTATTATGATCATCATTTGTATGGGTGTCATTTTCGGTGTTGTTCAAAATACATTTGAAACGATTGTGCTCACCATGCGGAATTTCTTAGCATTGGTCGGTGGTTCGTCATGA
- the fliP gene encoding flagellar type III secretion system pore protein FliP (The bacterial flagellar biogenesis protein FliP forms a type III secretion system (T3SS)-type pore required for flagellar assembly.), protein MNEFIDLFNSSGAGNISTSVRLLLLLTVFSVAPGILILMTCFTRIVIVLSFVRTSLATNSMPPNQVLVGLALFLTFFIMAPTFSEINKEALTPLLNDDITLNQAYEKAEVPIKEFMSKHTRQKDLALFLSYAKMDTPESIKDIPLTAMVPAFAISELKTAFQIGFMIFIPFLIIDMVVASVLMSMGMMMLPPVMISLPFKILLFVLVDGWYLIVKSLLQSF, encoded by the coding sequence ATGAATGAGTTTATCGATTTATTTAATTCCAGCGGCGCAGGGAATATTAGCACATCTGTCCGTCTGCTTTTACTTTTAACCGTATTTTCGGTTGCGCCAGGCATTCTCATTTTAATGACGTGTTTTACACGGATTGTGATTGTTCTTTCATTCGTCAGAACGTCACTTGCAACCAACTCAATGCCGCCAAACCAAGTGCTTGTAGGGCTTGCTTTGTTTCTCACATTTTTTATCATGGCACCCACGTTCTCAGAGATTAATAAGGAGGCACTTACGCCGCTTTTAAATGATGATATTACGTTAAATCAGGCATATGAAAAAGCCGAAGTGCCGATTAAAGAGTTTATGAGTAAACATACGAGACAGAAAGATTTGGCTTTATTTCTTAGTTACGCAAAAATGGATACACCTGAATCGATAAAAGATATTCCTTTAACGGCGATGGTACCCGCTTTTGCAATATCAGAATTAAAGACGGCATTTCAAATTGGTTTCATGATCTTTATTCCATTTTTAATTATTGACATGGTGGTTGCAAGTGTCTTGATGTCAATGGGGATGATGATGCTTCCGCCAGTTATGATATCGCTCCCTTTCAAAATATTGTTATTTGTTCTAGTCGATGGATGGTATTTGATAGTTAAATCTTTGCTGCAAAGCTTTTAG
- the flhB gene encoding flagellar biosynthesis protein FlhB produces the protein MISRLRLDLQFFAGEKTEKATPKKRQDSRKKGQVAKSTDVNTAISFLLIFLSFFFIGPFMKERIIALIERFYSTTMLMKVSTSNIHQLFVELLQETALLLMPILGVGMLAGIISNYLQVGFLFSTEVIKPKLEKLDPIKGFKRIYSIRALVELLKSILKIGFVGFATFIALWTHFDEILRLPLLTAEETLHFVANMTLIMGLYAAGALLILAWLDYMYQKFDYEKNLRMSKQDIKDEYKKSEGDPLIKSKIKQRQREMAMRRMMQEVPKADVIITNPTHYAIALKYDEEKMDAPYVVAKGTDILALKIRTIAKEHDVMTVENRPLARALYDQVDIDQAVPEEYFKAIAEILAYVYKTKQKIL, from the coding sequence ATGATCTCAAGACTGAGACTAGATTTGCAATTTTTCGCAGGTGAAAAAACAGAAAAAGCAACGCCAAAAAAGAGACAGGACTCACGTAAAAAAGGGCAGGTTGCCAAAAGCACCGACGTCAATACAGCCATCTCATTTCTACTAATCTTTTTATCATTCTTTTTTATTGGGCCTTTTATGAAAGAGCGTATTATAGCGCTCATCGAACGTTTTTATTCAACAACCATGCTAATGAAAGTTAGCACATCTAATATTCATCAACTATTTGTGGAATTGCTTCAAGAAACAGCGCTCCTCCTCATGCCAATCCTTGGTGTTGGTATGCTGGCAGGTATCATTAGTAACTACTTACAAGTCGGGTTTCTCTTTTCGACAGAAGTAATCAAACCGAAATTAGAAAAACTCGATCCAATCAAAGGGTTTAAACGGATATACAGTATTCGAGCCCTTGTAGAGCTATTAAAATCCATTTTAAAAATTGGATTTGTTGGTTTTGCGACATTCATTGCACTTTGGACGCACTTTGATGAAATCCTGCGGCTTCCTTTATTAACAGCAGAGGAAACCCTTCATTTCGTCGCAAATATGACCCTCATTATGGGTCTCTATGCAGCAGGTGCGCTCTTGATTTTAGCGTGGCTTGATTATATGTATCAGAAATTTGATTACGAAAAAAACTTACGGATGTCCAAACAAGACATCAAAGATGAGTATAAAAAATCTGAGGGTGACCCGCTCATAAAATCTAAAATTAAACAGCGGCAGCGGGAAATGGCCATGAGACGGATGATGCAGGAAGTCCCAAAAGCGGACGTCATCATTACAAACCCGACGCACTACGCAATTGCCTTGAAATATGACGAAGAAAAAATGGATGCTCCTTATGTTGTAGCAAAAGGGACAGACATTTTGGCTTTGAAAATTAGAACGATTGCGAAAGAGCACGATGTCATGACTGTAGAAAACCGGCCGCTCGCTCGTGCGCTTTATGATCAAGTTGACATTGATCAAGCAGTGCCAGAGGAATACTTTAAGGCAATCGCCGAAATTTTAGCTTACGTCTATAAAACGAAACAAAAGATTTTATGA
- the flhA gene encoding flagellar biosynthesis protein FlhA: protein MSARDLSVLFSVILIVAMLVIPFPPVLLSILIIINISLALIVLLTTMNMQEPLQFSIFPSLLLLLTLFRLGLNISTTRSILSTGDAGKVVETFGSFVVGGNVLVGLVVFLILIIIQFVVITKGAERVSEVAARFTLDAMPGKQMSIDADLNAGMLTESEARNRRDKVAREADFYGAMDGASKFVKGDAIAGIIIVIINIIFGIIIGMIQQGMSIQESASHFTLLTVGDGIVSQIPALLISTATGIVVTRAASNGNLGSDITGQLFAFPAMLYVTSGTIFLLGLFTPIGILLTGPIAGLLALGAYLMSKNKQDQEEIEEVLEEQAEVEEMKSPESVIHLLQMDAIEFEFGYGLIPLADANQGGDLLDRIVMIRRQLALELGLVIPVVRIRDNIALNPNEYRLKIKGNEVAKGELLLDHYLAMSPTPDDDPIEGIETIEPSFGLPAKWISEAEKDQAEMLGYTVVDPASVVSTHITEKIRQNTHELLGRQETKQLIDHLKETYPVLVDEVTPNPLAVGDIQKVLAKLLKEKVSIRNLVTIFETLADYGKLTTDTDLLTEYVRQALARQITAQYARENESLKVVTCSGRVEKVIADSVQQTEHGNYLSLDPESSESVIQSVAREIEQLSLRQETPVLLCSPPIRMYVKQLLERYFPDLPVLSYNELEANVEVQSIGVVDI from the coding sequence ATGTCAGCAAGGGATTTATCTGTTTTATTCAGTGTTATTTTAATTGTGGCGATGCTGGTCATACCGTTTCCGCCCGTTCTATTAAGTATTTTAATCATTATTAATATTTCTCTTGCGCTTATCGTGCTTCTCACCACAATGAACATGCAAGAACCGCTGCAATTTTCAATTTTCCCATCGTTGCTACTGCTCTTAACACTTTTCCGTTTAGGGCTCAACATCTCTACTACTCGTTCTATCTTATCGACTGGAGATGCTGGAAAGGTTGTAGAAACGTTTGGTTCATTTGTTGTTGGAGGAAATGTACTCGTTGGTCTTGTGGTCTTCCTGATTCTGATCATCATTCAGTTTGTTGTTATCACCAAAGGGGCTGAGCGTGTTTCAGAGGTAGCTGCCAGATTTACACTCGATGCGATGCCAGGGAAACAAATGAGTATTGATGCAGATTTAAATGCAGGGATGCTGACAGAAAGTGAAGCGAGAAACCGCCGTGATAAAGTAGCCAGAGAGGCCGACTTTTATGGAGCGATGGATGGTGCAAGTAAGTTTGTCAAAGGGGATGCCATCGCAGGTATTATTATCGTCATTATCAATATTATTTTTGGCATCATTATTGGGATGATTCAGCAAGGAATGTCTATTCAAGAATCAGCTTCCCACTTTACCCTTTTAACGGTAGGGGACGGAATTGTTTCACAAATACCTGCACTCCTCATTTCAACAGCGACAGGGATTGTCGTGACGAGAGCAGCTTCTAACGGAAACCTTGGATCAGATATTACGGGTCAGCTTTTTGCATTCCCGGCCATGCTTTACGTCACATCAGGCACGATCTTCCTTCTTGGCTTGTTCACGCCTATTGGTATTCTTTTGACAGGACCGATCGCAGGTTTACTTGCACTCGGGGCATACTTGATGTCGAAAAACAAACAGGATCAAGAAGAAATTGAAGAGGTACTGGAGGAACAGGCAGAGGTAGAAGAGATGAAAAGTCCAGAAAGCGTCATTCACCTTCTGCAAATGGATGCCATAGAATTTGAATTTGGCTACGGCTTGATCCCGCTCGCCGATGCAAATCAGGGTGGAGATCTGTTAGATCGAATTGTGATGATCCGAAGGCAGCTTGCCCTCGAATTAGGTCTTGTCATTCCAGTTGTCCGAATTCGAGATAACATTGCACTTAACCCAAATGAATATCGTCTCAAAATAAAAGGGAACGAAGTGGCAAAGGGTGAACTGCTGCTTGATCACTACTTAGCGATGTCCCCTACACCTGATGATGATCCGATTGAAGGGATTGAAACAATCGAACCATCCTTCGGTCTTCCGGCTAAATGGATATCAGAAGCAGAAAAAGATCAGGCTGAGATGCTTGGTTATACGGTTGTAGATCCTGCATCAGTTGTGTCTACTCATATTACAGAGAAAATTAGACAAAACACGCATGAGCTGCTCGGACGCCAAGAAACGAAGCAATTAATCGATCATCTTAAAGAGACTTATCCTGTTTTAGTGGATGAGGTAACGCCAAATCCGCTGGCAGTCGGTGATATTCAAAAAGTACTGGCAAAACTGCTGAAAGAGAAAGTGTCTATTCGAAACCTTGTGACCATCTTTGAGACGCTTGCAGACTACGGCAAATTAACGACGGATACAGATTTGTTAACAGAGTATGTCAGACAGGCGCTGGCTAGACAGATTACCGCACAATACGCAAGAGAAAATGAATCATTGAAAGTCGTGACATGCTCAGGTCGAGTTGAAAAGGTGATTGCTGACAGCGTACAGCAGACAGAGCATGGCAACTACTTATCGTTAGATCCAGAATCCTCTGAAAGTGTGATTCAATCAGTGGCGAGAGAAATTGAACAGCTTTCGCTTCGTCAGGAAACGCCGGTTCTATTATGCTCACCTCCTATAAGAATGTACGTCAAGCAGCTGTTAGAAAGATATTTCCCGGATTTACCGGTACTATCTTATAACGAACTAGAAGCAAATGTGGAAGTACAGAGCATCGGAGTGGTGGATATCTAA
- the flhF gene encoding flagellar biosynthesis protein FlhF — MKMKKITANSMQEATIQIRQQLGKDAVILNSKTVVKRKLFGLKKQQMVEVIAVLDQDFEERASKGLQPAPPFPVFPKKEHVQHRPEEPSAIPEAVKTKPSLAQPLEYARNERHAGILPDPLIAIDQKLKDQGLDDAIRDECLKDLLTKGAVKEGQMKKELEQLLTNMLPAHTSDEPMIRSKYIVLFGSTGAGKTTTIAKLAAKTAIQQQKKIAFITTDTYRIAAIEQLKTYAELLNAPLEVCYSREDFVKAQETFKEYDHIFIDTAGRNFKEEAYIKELTDIIPFDENIQSFLVMSATSKYQDMKAMVKRFEHVPIDQFIFTKVDETDTMGTIFQIIADTQIGLGFLTNGQNVPEDILEGSPVELIRMVLQ, encoded by the coding sequence ATGAAAATGAAAAAAATCACAGCGAATTCTATGCAGGAGGCAACGATTCAAATTAGGCAGCAGCTTGGGAAAGACGCCGTCATTTTAAACTCCAAAACCGTAGTTAAACGAAAGCTATTCGGTTTAAAGAAACAGCAAATGGTTGAAGTGATTGCAGTGCTGGATCAAGATTTTGAAGAAAGAGCGAGTAAAGGTTTGCAACCTGCGCCTCCTTTCCCAGTATTTCCGAAAAAAGAGCACGTTCAACACCGACCTGAAGAGCCATCTGCTATTCCTGAGGCAGTGAAAACAAAACCTTCTCTTGCGCAGCCTTTAGAATATGCGAGGAATGAGCGTCATGCTGGTATTTTGCCTGATCCTCTCATAGCAATTGATCAAAAGCTGAAGGATCAAGGTCTTGATGATGCCATTCGCGATGAGTGCCTTAAAGACCTTTTAACAAAGGGTGCTGTCAAGGAAGGTCAAATGAAAAAAGAACTTGAACAGCTACTGACAAATATGCTGCCAGCTCATACCTCTGATGAGCCGATGATTCGATCAAAATATATCGTGCTTTTTGGTTCAACTGGGGCTGGTAAAACAACAACAATTGCAAAGCTAGCTGCCAAAACCGCCATTCAGCAGCAAAAGAAAATCGCATTTATTACAACAGATACGTACCGAATTGCAGCGATTGAACAATTAAAAACATATGCGGAGCTTCTGAATGCACCGCTTGAGGTTTGTTATTCGAGAGAGGATTTTGTAAAAGCCCAAGAGACCTTTAAAGAGTATGATCATATTTTCATTGACACTGCTGGTCGTAACTTTAAAGAAGAAGCATATATCAAAGAGCTGACAGATATTATTCCATTTGATGAAAACATTCAAAGTTTTCTTGTCATGAGTGCGACATCGAAGTATCAGGACATGAAAGCGATGGTTAAGCGTTTTGAACATGTTCCAATCGATCAATTCATTTTTACAAAGGTAGATGAAACAGACACGATGGGAACGATCTTTCAAATCATTGCAGACACTCAAATCGGTCTTGGTTTTTTAACAAATGGTCAAAATGTGCCTGAAGATATTCTTGAAGGCTCTCCTGTTGAATTAATAAGGATGGTTTTACAATGA